In Mytilus edulis chromosome 4, xbMytEdul2.2, whole genome shotgun sequence, the following proteins share a genomic window:
- the LOC139520493 gene encoding cyclin-O-like — protein MPENFDEASYLTETLNDKKINKLVEFKLEEPVYWLLCGLPDDFLMTDTLSPSVASMLGQVTEDGDSIITSLKTELLDVDVDVGIYVDQEYSIPYTPSDTETLDPSLADSGFNDALSLQCLESVFDWKGQKGDDKTIDSPASPTATCMHHCLDHQGFEDYLDDIYYHRLSIEYKYVVTTCLENQPEVDSGMRGLLVSWMTGVHHQMKLCQDTLFVAVNIVDRVLDVMQASRDYLQLLGITTILIASKLEEVTPPEISELLGCCDGVYTRDMAKQLERVILDAIRFDLMVPTSQFFLEYYATSCINSFQGFQGDQLRQSRALARCVLELSLQDYDLSQRRPSMLSLCVWKIAVEETKSDDGDYLPPGLFHSCEDFEFIYKEVKTFSENLLHNLPDVSRVCEHYYRLYGIE, from the exons ATGCCCGAAAACTTTGACGAGGCCAGCTATTTGACCGAGActctaaatgacaaaaaaataaataaattagtcgAATTCAAACTGGAGGAGCCTGTTTACTGGTTATTGTGTGGTCTTCCAGACGATTTTCTAATGACGGACACTCTGTCCCCTTCAGTCGCTTCCATGCTGGGACAAGTTACTGAAGATGGTGACAGCATTATTACCAGTTTAAAGACGGAACTCCTTGACGTAGATGTCGATGTCGGTATTTATGTTGATCAG gAATACAGTATCCCATACACACCCTCAGACACGGAAACACTGGACCCGTCACTGGCAGATTCAGGTTTTAACGACGCACTCAGTTTACAATGTTTAGAAAGCGTTTTCGACTGGAAGGGACAGAAAGGAGACGACAAAACAATAGACAGTCCGGCATCACCAACAGCTACATGTATGCACCACTGTTTAGATCACCAAGGGTTCGAGGattatttggatgatatatattACCATAGACTTAGTATAGAATATAAATATGTAGTGACGACTTGTCTGGAAAACCAACCTGAG GTTGATTCAGGTATGCGTGGATTACTGGTTAGTTGGATGACCGGTGTCCATCACCAGATGAAGTTATGTCAGGACACTCTATTCGTTGCTGTAAACATCGTAGACAGAGTTCTAGACGTTATGCAGGCATCACGTGATTATCTACAACTTCTAGGGATAACTACAATTCTAATTGCTTCGAAACTT GAGGAAGTAACGCCACCCGAAATCAGTGAATTACTTGGTTGTTGTGACGGGGTGTACACAAGAGATATGGCGAAGCAGTTAGAAAGGGTTATATTAGACGCTATCAGATTTGATCTTATGGTCCCGACTTCACAATTTTTCTTAGAATACTACGCAACATCCTGCATTAATTCATTCCAAGGTTTCCAAGGAGACCAACTCAG ACAGTCACGTGCTCTTGCTCGCTGTGTGCTAGAGCTCTCTCTCCAAGATTATGACCTTTCCCAAAGACGTCCATCAATGCTGTCATTGTGTGTATGGAAAATAGCCGTGGAGGAGACTAAAAGTGACGACGGGGACTACTTGCCTCCCGGTCTATTTCACAGCTGTGAAGATTTCGAATTTATCTACAAAGAAGTTAaaacattttcagaaaatttacTCCATAATTTACCCGATGTATCCAGAGTTTGCGAACATTACTATCGGCTTTATGGTATTGAGTAA